In one window of Nomascus leucogenys isolate Asia chromosome 1a, Asia_NLE_v1, whole genome shotgun sequence DNA:
- the RIOX1 gene encoding ribosomal oxygenase 1, which yields MMGVANPEVAGGRAPFPECTAAAAFRNRFSFGPRQAGNTVWCGLAMDGLQASAGPLRRGRPRRRRKPQPHSGSVLALPLRPRKIRKQLRSVVSRMAALRTQTLPSEDSEDSRVESTADDLRDALPGGAAVAAVPDAARREPYGHLGPAELLEASPAARSLQTPPARLVPASAPPARLVEVPAAPARVVETSALLCTAQHLAAAQSSGAPATAPGPQVDNTGGEPAWDSPLRRVLAELNRIPSSRRRAARLFEWLIAPMPPDHFYRRLWEREAVLVRRQDHTYYQGLFSTADLDSMLRNEEVQFGQHLDAARYINGRRETLNPPGRALPAAAWSLYQAGCSLRLLCPQAFSTTVWQFLAVLQEQFGSMAGSNVYLTPPNSQGFAPHYDDIEAFVLQLEGRKLWRVYRPRVPTEELALTSSPNFSQDDLGEPVLQTVLEPGDLLYFPRGFIHQAECQDGVHSLHLTLSTYQRNTWGDFLEAILPLAVQAAMEENVEFRRGLPRDFMDYMGAQHSDSKDPRRTAFMEKVRVLVARLGHFAPVDAVADQRAKDFIHDSLPPVLTDRERALSVYGLPIRWEAGEPVNVGAQLTTDTEVHMLQDGIARLVGEGGHLFLYYTVENSRVYHLEEPKCLEIYPQQADAMELLLRSYPEFVRVGDLPCDSVEDQLSLATMLYDKGLLLTKMPLALN from the coding sequence ATGATGGGCGTGGCCAACCCCGAGGTGGCTGGAGGCCGCGCCCCCTTCCCAGAGTGCACCGCAGCCGCTGCATTCAGGAACCGCTTCAGCTTCGGCCCCCGCCAGGCGGGGAACACGGTCTGGTGTGGTCTGGCCATGGATGGGCTCCAGGCCAGTGCAGGGCCGTTGAGGCGCGGGCGGCCGAGGCGCCGGCGCAAGCCACAGCCACACAGCGGGTCggtcctggccctgcccttgaggCCCAGGAAGATACGAAAGCAGCTGAGAAGTGTTGTATCCCGCATGGCAGCGCTGAGGACGCAGACGCTGCCTAGCGAGGATTCGGAGGACTCGAGGGTGGAGTCGACGGCAGACGACCTGAGGGACGCGCTACCCGGTGGGGCGGCGGTGGCGGCCGTCCCGGACGCAGCCCGGCGAGAGCCATACGGCCACCTGGGGCCCGCAGAGCTGCTGGAGGCCTCGCCCGCCGCACGCTCCCTGCAGACCCCGCCGGCGCGCCTGGTGCCCGCTTCCGCGCCGCCCGCGCGCCTGGTGGAGGTGCCCGCCGCGCCGGCCCGGGTGGTGGAGACCTCGGCCCTGCTGTGCACCGCGCAGCACTTGGCGGCCGCCCAGTCGTCCGGGGCCCCTGCGACGGCGCCGGGGCCGCAGGTGGATAACACGGGTGGGGAGCCGGCCTGGGACTCCCCGCTGCGGCGCGTCTTGGCCGAGCTGAACCGCATCCCCAGCAGCCGGCGGCGAGCGGCCCGCCTCTTTGAGTGGCTCATCGCGCCCATGCCGCCAGATCACTTCTACCGGCGCCTATGGGAGCGCGAGGCGGTGCTGGTGCGGCGGCAGGACCACACCTACTACCAGGGACTTTTCTCTACCGCCGACCTGGACTCGATGCTGCGCAACGAGGAGGTGCAGTTCGGCCAGCACTTGGACGCCGCTCGCTACATCAACGGGCGACGCGAGACCCTGAACCCACCCGGCCGCGCGCTGCCCGCCGCCGCGTGGTCCCTGTACCAGGCCGGCTGCTCCCTGCGCCTCCTCTGTCCGCAGGCTTTCTCTACCACTGTGTGGCAGTTTTTGGCTGTGCTTCAAGAGCAGTTTGGAAGCATGGCAGGCTCCAACGTTTACCTCACGCCCCCTAACTCGCAGGGCTTTGCCCCCCACTACGACGACATCGAGGCCTTCGTGCTGCAGCTGGAAGGTAGGAAACTCTGGCGTGTATACCGACCCCGAGTCCCAACCGAGGAACTGGCTCTGACATCCAGCCCCAACTTCAGTCAGGACGACCTCGGTGAGCCGGTGCTGCAGACCGTGCTGGAACCTGGAGATTTGCTGTATTTTCCTCGGGGCTTCATTCACCAAGCTGAATGCCAGGATGGAGTCCACTCTCTGCACCTCACCTTGTCCACGTACCAGCGCAATACCTGGGGTGACTTCTTAGAGGCCATACTGCCTCTGGCAGTGCAGGCTGCAATGGAAGAAAACGTGGAGTTTCGGAGGGGTCTGCCCCGAGACTTCATGGATTACATGGGGGCCCAGCATTCAGATTCTAAGGATCCGCGAAGAACCGCTTTCATGGAGAAGGTGCGGGTCTTGGTTGCCCGCCTGGGACACTTTGCTCCTGTTGATGCTGTGGCCGACCAGCGAGCCAAAGACTTCATCCACGATTCTCTGCCCCCTGTTTTGACTGATAGGGAGAGGGCACTAAGTGTTTACGGGCTTCCAATTCGCTGGGAGGCTGGAGAACCTGTAAACGTCGGGGCCCAGTTGACAACAGATACAGAAGTCCACATGCTTCAGGATGGGATAGCTCGGCTGGTGGGTGAGGGGGGCCACTTGTTTCTCTATTACACAGTGGAAAACTCCCGTGTGTATCATCTGGAAGAACCCAAGTGCTTGGAAATATACCCCCAGCAAGCTGATGCCATGGAACTGTTGCTTCGTTCTTACCCAGAGTTTGTGAGAGTGGGGGACCTGCCCTGTGACAGTGTGGAGGACCAGCTTTCCTTGGCAACCATGTTGTATGATAAGGGGCTGCTGCTCACCAAGATGCCTCTAGCCCTAAATTAG